One genomic window of Gossypium hirsutum isolate 1008001.06 chromosome D11, Gossypium_hirsutum_v2.1, whole genome shotgun sequence includes the following:
- the LOC107913322 gene encoding uncharacterized protein isoform X2: protein MEIELEPRVKPLSYKVKATSRESPSQKASHVLDTDLRTHWSTATNTKEWILLELDEPCLLSHIRIYNKSVLEWEIAVGLCYKPETFVKVRPRCEAPRRDMMYPMNYTPCRYVRISCLRGNPIAIFFIQLIGISVTGLEPEFQPVVNHLLPYIMSNKQDAHDMYLQLLQDMTDRLHVFLPHLEADFASFSDGSDSNLRFLAMLAGPFYPILNIVNERDTARSSGNIADPEVPRNTQSLSSLTVSSNFEPRRSRNTSSFVLSTSSSVVFRPEAIFLLLRKAYKDYNLGTVCRMACRMLQKLIEPVMTADESNSSTEVTSVLDESSKSELLNPLPMSDYSKLFGEEFRLIDDQWDTRILNVLDVGAVEEGILHVLYACASQPQLCSKLADSTSELWSALPLVQALLPALRPVVSSPSDHVDDTFSLWKQPFVQQALSQIVVTASSSLYHPLLQACAGYLSSYSPSHAKAACVLIDLCCGVLAPWITQVIAKVDLTVELMEDLLGIIQGARHSTAHARARARAALKYIVLGLSGHMDDILGKYKEVKHDILFLVEMLEPFLDPAIYTSTSKIAFGDVSFAFMEKQEQACLIALNIIHTATRKPAVLPSLESEWRSQSVAPSVLLSILEPRIQLPPEIDMCKSSISKDVEHESSSVSSVHHSDSDGKIDVSDSATKMDVLEDVSLLFAPSELRSINLTNVCSSPKENVLEFNQAKLEQEDIEKNNSTQFQNSLVLDSGFTAEYYNLQADYFQLMNFRDCELKASEFRRLASDLHSQPEISIESHDAAIDALLLAAECYVNPFFVISLKASSNIMNQSLSGVKIPKVFEISELRKIPTKTNSNLQTIAHLEKNRDKVVLKVLLEAAELDRKYHQKLSDGDDCQSYYAESDEQVIEMSHFDIQAVDAVTLVRQNQALLCNFLIKRLQGEQHSLHEILVHCLLFLLHSATKLYCTPTHVIDIILKSASHLNGMLTSLYCQLKEGKCQLNPEKVHGIQRRWILLQRLVIASSGGGVASDFAVNINNGFRHGNLIPPSAWMQKISTFSHSTSPLVRFLGWMGVSRNAKQFIEERLFLTSEMSELTYLLSIFADELAVVDKCVYRNHEDRKVQNSGGKQESPTSNGIELADGQHGEQSFRVIYPDLYKFFPNMKKQFEAFGEIIVEAVGLQLKSLPTAVVPDILCWFSDLCSWPFVQKDQATFQSSNHLKGYVAKNAKAIILYILEAIVVEHMEALVPEIPRVVQVLVSLCKASYCDVSFLDSVLHLLKPIITYSLHKVSDEEQLLVGDSCHNFESLCFDELFSNIRQKNENEDSSIEKVFSRALTIFILASVFSDLSFQRRREILQSLTSWADFTAFEPTTTFHDYLCAFNGVMGSCKIFLLQNLRAYNFIPLQLPGSSDSRTLGESGSESFSWFLNDILPCSSLNETSEKVESNNTDAVVLNEKDYHLSEEEIKEFTKDLEGLIPKLYPTIEQCWSLHLQLAKKLAITLARCFIYSRCLSSVAPGIHNAEGDISENSLASKSIDQLPAQWKTGLEGLAGMILLLQENTCWQVASVMLDCLLGVPLSFPLNDVIDPICTALKNFCCKAPKISWRLQTDKWFSILSFRGFQNLHESEIAPLVNLLVTMLGHPEPEQRFIVLQHLGRLVGQDVDGGKSMQSSNFCSKIVSPGLIHSIPEKILSLLVSSTWGQVAVLASSDVSLPLRACAMALLVDFIPFVDRPQLQSFLAAADTLLYGLGRLVYPICEGPLLKLSLALIISACLYSPAEDISLIPQKVWENIETLGFSKAEYRLPDLEKKACQVLCRLRNEGDDAKEVLKEVLSSSCTKQFDPEFGSTRESILQVLANLTSVQSYFDIFAKKMDEEAMELEEAEMELDLIRKEPALQESLKDSEGRQLPHLATPVRDENRLQQIKECIHSLEKNKIQEDIVARRQQKLLMRHARRKYLEEAALRESELLQELDRERTAEAEKEIERQRLLELERAKTRELRHNLDMEKERQTQRELQRELEQAESGLRSSRRDFPSSHSRPRERYRERENGRSSNEGGTRTSSSLQSETASMAAMPMVLSGSRSFSGQPPTILQSRDRTDECSSSYEENLDGSKDSGDTGSVGDPELVSSFDGGQPGGFGPSQRHGSRGSKSRQVLERRDRDGRRESKWERKHS from the exons atggaGATAGAATTGGAGCCAAGGGTGAAGCCGTTGAGTTACAAAGTGAAAGCAACATCTCGAGAGTCACCCTCTCAGAAAGCCTCTCATGTGCTCGACACCGACCTCAGGACTCATTGGTCCACTGCTACCAATACTAAGGAATGGATCTTGCTTGAACTTGAT GAACCTTGCCTGTTGTCACATATACGGATTTATAACAAATCTGTGCTTGAATGGGAGATAGCTGTTGGCTTATGCTATAAG CCAGAGACATTTGTAAAAGTTCGACCCCGCTGTGAAGCACCTCGCCGTGATATGATGTATCCTATGAACTACACTCCATGCCGTTATGTACGAATATCTTGTTTACGAGGAAACCCAATcgcaattttttttattcag TTGATTGGGATATCGGTGACTGGTCTTGAACCAGAGTTTCAGCCAGTTGTTAATCACCTATTGCCGTACATTATGTCAAACAAACAAGATGCTCATGATATGTATCTCCAG TTGCTTCAAGACATGACAGATCGATTACATGTGTTCCTTCCCCATCTTGAG GCAGACTTTGCCAGTTTTTCTGATGGTTCTGATTCCAATTTACGTTTTCTGGCGATGCTTGCTGGTCCATTTTATCCAATACTTAACATAGTGAATGAAAG AGATACTGCCAGATCTTCAGGCAATATTGCTGATCCTGAAGTTCCTAGAAATACTCAGTCATTGTCATCATTGACTGTTTCCTCTAACTTTGAG CCAAGGAGATCTCGGAACACCTCATCTTTTGTCTTATCAACTTCCAGTTCTGTTGTGTTTCGTCCAGAAGCAATTTTTTTGCTGCTGAGAAAAGCATATAAAGATTATAATCTAGGAACTGTTTGCAGAATG GCTTGTAGAATGCTTCAGAAGCTTATAGAACCTGTTATGACAGCAGATGAATCAAACTCTTCGACTGAGGTTACATCAGTTTTGGATGAGTCATCAAAATCGGAGTTACTTAATCCTCTTCCCATGTCTGATTACTCAAAATTATTTGGGGAAGAATTCCGGTTGATAGATGATCAGTGGGACACTAGAATTCTTAATGTCTTGGATGTGGGAGCTGTGGAAGAAGGGATTTTACATGTTCTCTATGCTTGTGCGTCACAG CCTCAGCTCTGCAGCAAATTAGCAGACAGCACTTCTGAACTTTGGTCTGCATTACCACTTGTACAAGCATTGCTTCCAG CACTTCGTCCTGTTGTAAGCAGCCCTTCTGATCATGTTGATGATACTTTTTCTCTGTGGAAACAGCCTTTTGTTCAACAAGCTCTCTCGCAG ATTGTTGTGACAGCTTCTTCTTCATTGTACCATCCTCTTCTTCAAGCCTGTGCTGGCTACTTATCTTCATATTCACCATCTCAT GCTAAGGCTGCATGTGTTCTGATTGATCTATGTTGTGGTGTGCTAGCCCCTTGGATAACTCAGGTCATTGCAAAG GTTGATTTAACGGTGGAACTCATGGAGGACCTTTTGGGTATAATCCAG GGAGCCCGCCACTCAACGGCTCATGCTCGTGCTCGTGCTCGTGCTGCACTTAAGTACATAGTGCTAGGTCTGTCTGGTCACATGGATGATATACTTGGGAAGTATAAG GAAGTGAAGCACGATATTCTCTTTCTTGTGGAAATGCTAGAGCCTTTTCTTGATCCTGCCATATATACATCAACAAGCAAAATAGCCTTTGGTGATGTATCATTTGCTTTTATGGAGAAGCAAGAGCAAGCTTGTCTGATTGCCCTCAACATCATCCATACGGCGACTCGAAAACCAGCTGTTCTTCCTTCTCTGGAATCTGAATGGAGGTCTCAATCAGTTGCCCCAAG TGTCCTCCTCTCAATATTGGAACCTCGCATACAATTACCTCCTGAGATTGATATGTGCAAATCTTCCATTTCTAAAGATGTTGAGCACGAATCATCAAGTGTTTCTTCTGTCCACCATTCTGACTCTGATGGCAAGATAGATGTGTCTGATTCAGCCACTAAGATGGATGTTTTAGAAGATGTTAGTCTTCTTTTTGCCCCTTCAGAACTTCGGAGTATCAATCTGACTAATGTTTGCAGCAGTCCTAAAGAAAATGTCCTGGAATTTAACCAAGCAAAGTTAGAACAGGAAGACATTGAAAAAAACAATTCTACTCAATTTCAAAACAGTTTAGTTTTAGATTCTGGTTTCACTGCTGAATATTACAATTTGCAAGCAGACTATTTTCAACTTATGAACTTCCGGGACTGTGAGCTTAAGGCATCTGAATTTCGGCGGTTGGCTTCAGATTTACACTCACAGCCTGAGATTTCTATTGAAAGCCATGATGCTGCTATAGATGCTTTGCTCTTGGCTGCAGAATGCTATGTCAATCCATTCTTTGTGATATCTCTTAAAGCCAGTTCCAATATTATGAACCAGAGCCTTAGTGGGGTTAAAATTCCAAAGGTTTTTGAAATTTCAGAGCTTAGAAAGATTCCTACAAAGACTAACAGTAATTTGCAAACAATAGCTCATCTTGAAAAGAATAGAGACAAGGTTGTCCTTAAAGTACTGCTTGAGGCTGCTGAATTAGACAGGAAATATCATCAAAAGTTGTCAGATGGAGATGATTGTCAAAGCTACTATGCAGAATCTGATGAACAAGTCATAGAGATGTCTCACTTTGATATACAGGCAGTGGATGCTGTCACCTTGGTTCGACAAAATCAAGCCTTATTGTGCAATTTCCTGATTAAGCGGTTGCAGGGAGAACAGCATTCTTTGCATGAAATTCTCGTACATTGTCTTTTGTTTCTGTTGCACTCAGCCACTAAGCTATACTGCACTCCTACACATGTGATTGATATCATATTGAAATCGGCTAGCCACCTTAATGGGATGTTAACATCTTTGTATTGTCAGTTAAAAGAAGGCAAGTGCCAATTGAATCCTGAAAAGGTACATGGAATACAACGCCGCTGGATACTGCTGCAAAGATTGGTAATCGCTTCAAGTGGTGGTGGTGTTGCATCGGATTTTGCCGTCAATATCAATAATGGCTTCCGCCATGGGAACTTGATTCCTCCTTCAGCCTGGATGCAGAAAATATCCACATTTTCTCATTCTACTTCTCCTCTTGTTCGCTTCCTTGGCTGGATGGGAGTATCTCGAAATGCAAAACAATTCATAGAGGAGCGTCTTTTCCTAACTTCAGAAATGTCGGAGCTGACATATTTACTCTCAATATTCGCAGATGAGCTTGCAGTAGTAGATAAATGTGTTTATCGTAATCATGAAGATCGAAAGGTTCAAAATTCTGGGGGTAAACAAGAATCTCCGACTTCTAATGGCATTGAGCTTGCTGATGGGCAGCATGGAGAGCAATCTTTCCGTGTAATCTATCCTGATCTCTATAAATTCTTTCCGAATATGAAAAAGCAGTTTGAAGCATTTGGGGAAATCATTGTGGAAGCTGTTGGGTTGCAGCTGAAATCGCTACCTACTGCTGTTGTGCCTGATATTTTGTGCTGGTTTTCTGATTTGTGTTCATGGCCATTTGTTCAAAAGGATCAAGCTACTTTTCAGAGTTCTAATCATTTGAAGGGCTATGTTGCAAAGAATGCCAAAGCAATAATCCTCTACATTCTAGAAGCCATTGTTGTGGAGCACATGGAAGCACTGGTGCCTGAGATACCAAGAGTGGTGCAAGTTTTGGTATCCCTTTGTAAAGCCTCCTATTGTGACGTGTCTTTTCTTGATTCTGTATTACATCTGTTAAAGCCAATTATCACTTATTCGTTGCATAAGGTGTCAGATGAGGAGCAATTATTGGTTGGCGATTCTTGTCACAATTTTGAGTCTTTATGCTTTGATGAGCTCTTCAGTAACATCAGACAAAAGAATGAGAATGAAGACAGTTCTATTGAGAAAGTATTCAGCAGAGCACTGACAATTTTCATATTGGCGTCTGTCTTTTCAGATTTATCCTTCCAACGAAGAAGAGAAATATTGCAATCATTAACATCATGGGCTGATTTTACTGCTTTTGAGCCAACTACTACTTTTCACGACTACCTCTGTGCTTTTAATGGTGTCATGGGAAGTTGCAAAATTTTCCTACTTCAAAATTTAAGGGCCTATAATTTTATTCCTCTTCAGTTGCCTGGCTCCTCTGACTCCAGGACGCTTGGTGAAAGTGGCTCAGAATCTTTCTCGTGGTTTCTTAATGATATATTGCCTTGCTCTAGTCTAAATGAAACTTCTGAGAAGGTGGAAAGTAACAACACTGATGCTGTTGTCTTGAATGAAAAAGATTACCATCTGTCTGAAGAGGAAATAAAGGAGTTCACAAAAGACTTGGAGGGTCTCATTCCTAAGCTTTATCCAACTATTGAGCAGTGTTGGTCTCTTCACCTTCAGCTTGCAAAGAAGTTGGCTATTACATTGGCACGGTGTTTTATATACTCCAGATGTTTGTCTTCAGTTGCTCCAGGAATTCATAATGCTGAAGGGGATATCAGTGAAAATTCTTTGGCTTCTAAATCAATTGACCAGTTGCCAGCTCAGTGGAAAACTGGTCTCGAAGGTCTTGCTGGAATGATTTTGTTGCTCCAAGAAAACACTTGCTGGCAAGTTGCATCTGTGATGCTTGATTGCCTTCTTGGCGTGCCCCTTAGTTTTCCACTTAATGATGTTATTGATCCTATTTGTACTGCGTTAAAAAACTTTTGTTGCAAGGCACCAAAAATCTCTTGGCGTTTGCAAACTGATAAATGGTTTTCAATATTATCCTTTAGAGGCTTCCAGAATCTTCATGAAAGTGAAATTGCTCCTCTAGTTAATCTGCTTGTTACAATGCTAGGTCACCCTGAACCTGAGCAGCGCTTCATAGTGCTTCAGCACTTGGGTAGATTGGTAGGACAAGATGTAGATGGTGGGAAAAGTATGCAGTCTTCAAATTTTTGCAGTAAGATAGTTTCACCAGGTTTAATTCATTCCATTCCTGAAAAGATTCTATCACTTTTGGTCTCAAGTACATGGGGTCAGGTAGCTGTTCTGGCATCATCAGATGTATCATTACCCTTGAGGGCTTGTGCAATGGCACTTCTTGTAGATTTTATTCCATTTGTTGATAGGCCCCAGTTGCAATCCTTCCTTGCGGCAGCTGATACTCTTTTGTATGGTTTGGGCCGACTTGTTTATCCTATTTGTGAGGGACCATTACTTAAACTTTCATTAGCACTTATTATTAGTGCTTGTCTATACTCTCCGGCTGAAGATATTTCTTTGATTCCTCAAAAAGTTTGGGAAAATATTGAGACTTTAGGGTTCTCCAAAGCAG AATACAGACTTCCAGATCTCGAAAAGAAGGCATGCCAAGTCTTGTGTAGATTGAGAAATGAAGGAGATGATGCTAAAGAG GTCCTGAAAGAAGTGCTCTCCTCAAGTTGCACAAAACAATTTGACCCTGAATTTGGGAGCACCCGAGAGTCAATACTTCAG GTCCTTGCTAATCTAACTTCTGTTCAGTCATACTTCGATATATTTGCAAAGAAAATGGACGAAGAGGCTATG GAACTAGAAGAGGCTGAAATGGAATTGGATCTTATACGAAAAGAACCTGCACTGCAAGAATCATTGAAAGATTCTGAAGGGCGCCAGCTTCCACATCTTGCCA CTCCTGTGAGAGATGAAAACCGTCTTCAGCAGATCAAGGAGTGCATTCATTCTTT AGAGAAAAACAAAATTCAAGAAGATATAGTAGCTCGCAGGCAACAGAAACTTCTTATGAGACATGCTCGTCGAAAGTACCTGGAAGAGGCAGCTTTGCGAGAATCTGAGCTTTTGCAAGAACTTGATAG GGAAAGGACAGCTGAAGctgaaaaagagattgagagacAGCGCTTGCTGGAACTTGAACGTGCTAAAACAAGGGAACTACGACACAATCTGGATATGGAAAAGGAGAGGCAAACACAG AGAGAACTTCAGCGAGAATTGGAGCAGGCCGAATCTGGACTAAGGTCTTCAAGGCGTGACTTCCCTTCATCTCATAGTAG GCCACGGGAAAGGTACCGAGAAAGGGAAAATGGGAGATCAAGTAATGAAGGAGGCACACGAACTAGTAGCAGTTTGCAATCTGAAACTGCATCAATGGCTGCGATGCCAATGGTTCTGTCTGGATCACGGTCGTTTTCTGGGCAGCCCCCCACCATTTTACAGTCTCGTGACCGCACAGATGAATGTAGCAGCAGTTATGAAGAAAATCTCGATGGAAGCAAGGACTCTGGAGATACAGGTAGTGTTGGTGATCCAGAGTTAGTATCTTCATTCGATGGAGGGCAACCTGGTGGTTTCGGGCCATCCCAACGACACGGATCTAGAGGGAGCAAGTCTAGGCAGGTATTAGAGAGGCGAGACAGGGATGGTCGACGCGAAAGCAAGTGGGAAAGGAAACATTCTTGA